One window of Longimicrobiaceae bacterium genomic DNA carries:
- a CDS encoding polysaccharide biosynthesis/export family protein, producing the protein MMVRCLILTALTLALTAAGAGAQEGMTAATEALIQPGDQVVLTIWREPDLSGTFTVDADGMVSLPRVGPVKASEMTGLELQSHVREVLTRYLRNPSIEIRVLRRVGVQGEVLRPGLYMIDLTTTLREVISEAGGITEFGNPERISIIRDGERIPIGSGASARFVGVELQSGDQVLVGRRSWFELNSLAIVSTAAVVVSVAVPLLRSAF; encoded by the coding sequence ATGATGGTACGTTGTCTGATCCTGACAGCGCTGACGCTCGCGCTCACCGCGGCTGGGGCCGGTGCGCAGGAAGGGATGACGGCCGCCACTGAAGCGCTGATCCAGCCGGGCGATCAAGTTGTCCTCACCATCTGGCGCGAGCCGGACCTGAGCGGGACTTTCACCGTGGACGCCGACGGGATGGTGTCGTTGCCGCGCGTGGGACCGGTAAAGGCGTCGGAAATGACCGGCCTGGAGCTGCAGAGCCACGTGCGCGAGGTGCTCACCCGCTACCTGCGCAACCCGTCGATCGAGATCCGCGTCCTGCGACGGGTCGGTGTGCAGGGTGAGGTGCTGCGCCCCGGTCTCTACATGATCGACCTCACCACCACCCTGCGAGAGGTGATCTCCGAGGCCGGCGGGATCACGGAGTTCGGCAACCCCGAACGGATTTCCATCATCCGCGATGGTGAGCGGATCCCCATCGGTAGCGGCGCCAGCGCTCGCTTCGTGGGCGTTGAGCTTCAGTCCGGAGACCAGGTTCTGGTCGGCCGCCGGAGCTGGTTCGAGTTGAACTCACTCGCCATAGTCAGCACGGCCGCCGTGGTCGTCTCGGTGGCGGTCCCCCTGCTGCGCTCCGCCTTCTGA
- a CDS encoding glycosyltransferase family 1 protein, with protein sequence MDGIVIGALESELPAGGGIQRYAAGLVPELLALEERAVALVASPAVGEAFGERAVVARPRRMARGNFVGNLLRVTWHQTALPRLLRERGARLFYSTTTDGMLAPACPQVVTVHDLIPLLHPRSAPRLQYHFRYVVPRIVRASAAVVAMSKATRADLERFYGVPGERVHVVHQGYRSEVFHTGAVKASREVARRFGLGRYFLATADGRSYKNIPRVIEAFARLLRNEPSSDNPARNGEREVRSAGDLVRGDGGVDNGPGRGDVQLALVGRSSRKEVDLPALAAELGVADRTRFLGFVTDEELAALYAGAEAFVFPSLYEGFGIPPLEAMACGCPVIVAERASLPEVCGDAALYVDPERMDDIAAAMGRILAEPELRAGLARRGPERAAHFSYRTAAAAIREVLHAVAERCGGVPV encoded by the coding sequence ATGGACGGTATCGTCATCGGTGCGCTCGAGTCCGAGCTCCCCGCGGGCGGCGGAATCCAGCGCTATGCCGCGGGCCTGGTTCCGGAGCTGCTCGCCCTGGAGGAGAGGGCGGTCGCGTTGGTGGCGTCGCCCGCCGTGGGCGAGGCCTTCGGCGAGCGCGCCGTGGTTGCCCGTCCGCGGCGGATGGCGCGCGGCAACTTCGTCGGCAACCTGCTGCGGGTGACGTGGCACCAGACCGCCCTGCCGCGCCTCCTCCGTGAGCGAGGGGCGCGACTCTTCTACTCCACCACCACCGACGGGATGCTGGCGCCCGCCTGCCCGCAGGTCGTCACCGTGCACGATCTCATCCCCCTGCTCCATCCCCGCTCCGCGCCCCGCCTCCAGTACCACTTCCGCTACGTGGTTCCCCGCATCGTGCGCGCTTCCGCGGCCGTCGTGGCCATGTCCAAGGCAACGCGTGCCGACCTCGAGCGCTTCTATGGCGTTCCCGGGGAGCGGGTGCACGTGGTCCACCAGGGATATCGCAGCGAGGTCTTCCACACCGGCGCGGTGAAGGCCAGCCGCGAGGTCGCGCGCCGCTTCGGCCTCGGGCGGTACTTCCTCGCCACGGCTGACGGGCGATCGTACAAGAACATCCCCCGGGTGATCGAGGCTTTTGCGCGGCTGCTGCGGAATGAGCCGTCGAGCGATAACCCGGCACGGAACGGCGAGCGAGAGGTTCGCTCGGCAGGTGACCTCGTGCGAGGAGACGGCGGAGTAGACAACGGTCCGGGACGGGGCGACGTCCAGCTCGCTCTGGTCGGGCGCAGCAGCCGCAAGGAGGTCGACCTGCCGGCCCTGGCCGCCGAGTTGGGCGTGGCGGACCGCACCCGCTTCCTCGGGTTCGTCACCGACGAGGAGCTGGCCGCGCTATATGCCGGGGCCGAGGCGTTCGTCTTCCCGTCGCTGTACGAGGGGTTCGGCATCCCCCCGCTGGAGGCGATGGCCTGCGGTTGTCCGGTGATCGTGGCGGAGCGCGCGTCGCTCCCCGAGGTGTGCGGAGACGCCGCGCTGTACGTGGATCCCGAGCGGATGGACGATATCGCGGCGGCGATGGGGCGTATCCTCGCCGAGCCGGAGCTACGCGCCGGGCTTGCGAGGCGGGGTCCAGAGCGCGCGGCACACTTCAGCTACCGCACCGCGGCGGCGGCAATCCGCGAGGTTCTACACGCCGTCGCGGAGCGGTGCGGAGGGGTGCCGGTATGA
- a CDS encoding Wzz/FepE/Etk N-terminal domain-containing protein, whose translation MRTTSEAVDIREFALALRREWRWVAGGVIVGLLLAVLVLLFVRPRYQASATVLLRTQITHPGSLMSSSGGGEGEGTSVSLGGLAEMFSMDTGFETEMEILGSRAVVGAVVDSLGLQARVLKPWGTPLRDIIASAHIPTDLETIELEFERTANGYRVEGEGVRATARPGEPFEVAGARLTLRPELPDEFTLELTSRQDAVKRTLAALNVERAGGNVAELTYRDVDPHTAAGVANAIIDKYMLRRTTTDRSTNRRRYEFLRSHTDSIATQLQLASEELRRHQEQSGLLSPEVRTEAEVEQAMALKSRRQELEIDARALAQILALGEQGTLDAHAVASYPTLIQNAAVNQLLARLSDLEAQRTELLDRRTPEDPDVQLVELEIGQTQQRIVEIARSFQAGVARQIAEVDRELARSQAQLAALPEAVERSLQLEREVDRLSETLVALQTQLVQARLAAIAEGGDLMQIDTAEPPRRPLYPRAPITLALGLFGGLFFGVVSAIGNGSLGRRVHDPLQIERLTGIPAVLLRHDAPLLLRDVDTARSILVVAADRESRALPAARRLAATGALRGRTVVLADLEDVHHLPTGEMASAAADAARDAAEADAEVDGGLSRVPGSEALGGEASPRKAPPGKGLTARAGADASGVPTSSHALEPTPEPQGGGYLLFRPNGNLRMGARPLLDRLEERGSLVVAALPPPDQAVTAALVESGRSVAVVVRAGKTTRASLEEVLQALARMDVDVSGVILDRGKGLRG comes from the coding sequence ATGCGCACGACCTCCGAGGCGGTCGACATCCGCGAGTTCGCCCTCGCTCTGCGACGGGAGTGGCGCTGGGTGGCCGGCGGCGTGATCGTCGGCCTCCTCCTCGCCGTCCTGGTCCTCCTCTTCGTGCGGCCCCGGTACCAGGCCAGCGCGACCGTGCTGCTCCGCACCCAGATCACCCATCCGGGCTCGCTGATGAGCTCGAGCGGAGGAGGGGAAGGGGAGGGGACTTCGGTGTCGCTCGGTGGGCTGGCCGAGATGTTCTCGATGGACACCGGCTTCGAGACCGAGATGGAGATCCTGGGCAGCCGTGCCGTGGTCGGCGCGGTGGTCGACTCCCTGGGACTCCAGGCGCGCGTGCTGAAGCCGTGGGGTACGCCGCTCCGCGACATCATCGCTTCCGCCCATATCCCGACCGACCTGGAGACGATCGAGCTGGAATTCGAGCGGACGGCGAACGGTTACCGGGTTGAGGGGGAAGGGGTGCGGGCGACCGCCAGGCCTGGCGAGCCCTTCGAGGTGGCGGGGGCGCGGCTGACGTTGCGGCCGGAACTGCCGGACGAATTCACCCTCGAGTTGACCTCGCGGCAGGACGCGGTCAAGCGGACGCTCGCGGCGCTCAACGTGGAGCGCGCCGGCGGAAACGTGGCCGAGCTGACCTATCGCGATGTCGACCCGCACACCGCCGCGGGCGTCGCCAACGCCATCATCGACAAGTACATGCTCCGCCGCACCACCACGGACCGGAGCACCAACCGTCGCCGCTACGAGTTCCTGCGGAGCCACACCGACAGCATCGCCACACAGCTCCAGCTGGCCAGCGAAGAGTTGCGGCGTCACCAGGAGCAGAGTGGCCTGCTCAGCCCCGAGGTGCGCACCGAGGCGGAGGTGGAGCAGGCGATGGCGCTGAAGAGCCGGCGGCAGGAGCTGGAGATCGACGCGCGGGCGCTGGCCCAGATCCTTGCCCTCGGCGAGCAGGGCACGCTCGACGCGCACGCGGTGGCCTCCTACCCGACGCTGATCCAGAACGCCGCGGTCAACCAGCTGCTCGCGCGCCTGTCCGACCTGGAGGCGCAGCGCACCGAGCTGCTCGATCGACGTACCCCCGAAGATCCCGACGTGCAGCTGGTGGAGCTGGAGATCGGGCAGACACAGCAGCGCATCGTAGAGATCGCCCGCTCCTTCCAGGCCGGGGTCGCGCGGCAGATCGCCGAAGTGGATCGCGAGCTGGCACGCTCGCAGGCGCAGCTGGCCGCGCTGCCGGAGGCGGTCGAGCGCAGCCTGCAGCTCGAGCGCGAGGTCGATCGCCTCTCGGAGACGCTGGTGGCCCTGCAGACCCAGCTCGTTCAGGCTCGGCTGGCGGCCATCGCCGAGGGCGGCGACCTGATGCAGATCGATACCGCGGAGCCGCCGCGGCGGCCGCTCTACCCGCGCGCCCCCATCACGCTCGCGCTGGGCCTGTTCGGCGGGCTCTTCTTCGGGGTGGTCAGCGCCATCGGCAACGGCTCCCTGGGCCGGCGGGTGCACGATCCGTTGCAGATCGAGCGGCTCACGGGGATACCGGCGGTCCTGCTGCGGCACGATGCGCCGCTGCTGCTCCGCGACGTCGACACCGCGCGCAGCATCCTGGTGGTGGCGGCCGATCGGGAGAGCAGGGCGCTACCCGCAGCGCGCCGGCTGGCGGCCACCGGCGCGCTGCGCGGGCGCACCGTCGTCCTGGCCGACCTCGAGGATGTGCACCACCTGCCCACCGGGGAGATGGCCAGCGCTGCCGCCGACGCGGCAAGGGACGCAGCGGAGGCAGACGCGGAGGTGGATGGTGGGCTGTCCCGGGTGCCGGGTAGCGAGGCCCTGGGCGGCGAGGCTTCACCTCGCAAAGCGCCGCCTGGTAAAGGGTTGACAGCCAGGGCGGGCGCCGACGCGTCGGGCGTACCGACCAGCTCCCACGCGCTGGAGCCGACGCCGGAGCCCCAGGGGGGTGGCTACCTGCTCTTCCGTCCGAACGGAAACCTGCGGATGGGTGCCCGCCCGCTGCTGGACCGGCTGGAGGAGCGGGGCTCGCTGGTCGTTGCCGCTCTGCCGCCCCCGGATCAGGCGGTGACCGCCGCCCTGGTCGAGTCGGGCCGCAGCGTAGCGGTCGTGGTGCGCGCGGGCAAGACCACCCGCGCCTCGCTCGAGGAAGTGCTCCAGGCGCTCGCGCGCATGGACGTCGACGTCTCGGGCGTCATCCTGGACCGAGGCAAGGGACTCCGCGGGTGA
- a CDS encoding glycosyltransferase family 2 protein, producing MNRTPRVYVLLLNWCGWRDTIECLESVFRQAYADYRVVVCDNDSPDGSVDHIRAWAEGREIAAVPEGHPLRHLSDPPAAKPIPLAEYDREQAERGGDPGLDPPLVLIHTGGNLGFAGGNNVGLRYALARGDADYVWLLNNDTVVAPDALATMVARVEAGERVGMAGAKLLYYDEPRRVQAIAGGLLTPWQGLATHLGSDEQDDQSRWTDPVEVDVVLGACLLVRRTLIEEVGLLDEEYFMYSEEMDWCWRARRRGWKLIYAPGSVVWHKVGRSAGQGSPFQDYHAALGTLLFVRKNFPRLAPIAMAYGLYRMLLPKIVRLEPARALAVMRAYRDYLGRSRGARPRAT from the coding sequence ATGAACCGCACGCCTCGCGTCTACGTCCTGCTGCTGAACTGGTGCGGCTGGCGGGACACGATCGAGTGCCTGGAGAGCGTATTCCGGCAGGCCTACGCGGATTACCGCGTCGTGGTCTGCGACAACGATTCTCCGGATGGGTCGGTCGATCACATCCGGGCGTGGGCCGAGGGCCGGGAGATCGCGGCCGTGCCGGAGGGACACCCGCTGCGCCACCTCTCCGATCCTCCCGCGGCGAAGCCCATCCCCCTGGCCGAATACGATCGCGAGCAGGCCGAGCGCGGCGGCGACCCGGGGCTCGATCCGCCGCTGGTGCTGATCCACACGGGCGGCAACCTGGGCTTCGCCGGCGGGAACAACGTGGGCTTGCGCTACGCGCTCGCGCGTGGCGATGCCGACTACGTCTGGCTGCTGAACAACGACACCGTGGTCGCCCCGGATGCCCTGGCGACGATGGTGGCGCGCGTCGAGGCGGGCGAGCGGGTGGGAATGGCGGGGGCGAAGCTCCTCTACTATGACGAGCCGCGGCGGGTGCAGGCGATCGCCGGTGGGCTGCTCACCCCGTGGCAGGGGTTGGCCACCCACCTGGGGAGCGACGAGCAGGATGACCAGAGTCGCTGGACCGACCCGGTGGAGGTCGATGTGGTGCTCGGCGCCTGCCTGCTGGTGCGCCGCACGCTGATCGAGGAGGTGGGGCTGCTGGACGAGGAGTACTTCATGTACTCCGAGGAGATGGACTGGTGCTGGCGGGCGCGGCGGCGCGGATGGAAGCTCATCTATGCTCCAGGGAGCGTGGTCTGGCACAAAGTGGGGAGGAGTGCGGGGCAGGGCAGCCCCTTCCAGGACTATCACGCGGCGCTGGGCACCCTGCTGTTCGTGCGCAAGAACTTTCCGCGGCTCGCGCCGATCGCCATGGCTTATGGCCTCTACCGGATGCTGCTCCCCAAGATCGTACGGCTCGAGCCGGCGCGGGCACTGGCGGTGATGCGCGCGTACCGGGACTACCTGGGGCGCTCGCGCGGCGCGCGCCCCCGCGCGACGTGA